A segment of the Candidatus Sumerlaea chitinivorans genome:
AATGGGTCAAACAACTCCCGATGGTCAGTTCACACTACTGCCCGTAGTCTGCTTGGGCAATTGCGACCGTGCTCCGAGTATTTTGGTGGGAGATACGCTTTACGAACGGGTCACCCCGGAAATGGTGGATGAAATCCTTGCTCGACATTCTGGTAAAGCTGAGGAGGGTCGCCCGTGACGGAGCGTGTGTTACTCAAGAATTTTGACCCCATGCGCCCCTCTCCACCTGTTTCGTATGAGGCGTACGTACTCAACGGTGGGTATGAAGGGGCACGAATTGCCCTAAGCAAGACTCCCCTCGAAGTTCAGCAAATCGTAAAAGATAGTGGTCTCCGCGGACGAGGTGGTGCGGGTTTCCCGACGGGGCTGAAATGGTCCTTCGTCCCAATGGATTTCGAGGGGCAAAAATACCTCGTCTGCAACTGCGATGAGATGGAGCCGGGCACATTCAAGGATCGAGCCCTTATCTACAACGATCCCCATCAACTGATCGAGGGTATGCTGATCGCAGCGTATGCAATGCAGATGACAAAAGGCTTCATCTTCATCCGCTACGAGTACCGTCGCGGAGCCGAGATTGTCGATGCAGCAATCGCAGAGGCAACTCGCCATGGATGGCTCGGCAAGAACATCCAAGGAACGGGCTTTGATTTCCATTTGGAAACGCATCTCAGCGCAGGGCGCTACATTTGTGGCGAGGAAACAGCATTATTGAACTCGCTCGAGGGCAAACGAGCGAACCCACGTGCAAAGCCTCCGTTCCCTCAAATCCGCGGATTCCTTGGACAGCCGACAATTGTGAATAACGTGGAAACATTCTGCAATGTTCCCCACATTTTGGCCCATGGCCCCGAGTGGTACAAGAAACTGGGTCTGAACGGGAACGCGGGAACCAAGTTGATGGGAGCAAGCGGCCGAGTGAAAAACCCCGGCCTTTGGGAACTGCCGATGGGCACTCCGCTTGACGTGCTGTTGAACGAGTATGCCGGTGGCCCAGCGCGTGGGAAACCGTTCAAGGCGGTAATACCAGGTGCATTGTCTACCCCAATTTTTACACCCGAACAGTTTTCCACGCCAATGGACTTTGATTCTGTGGCAAAAGCGGGGTCGCGCCTTGGCACCGCCTGCGTGATTGTGTTTGACGAGGGGGACTGCATGGTTGCGGCGCTGGCGAATATCATGAACTTTTACGCGCGGGAGTCATGCGGTTTCTGTACCCCCTGTCGCGAAGGAATGCGGTGGGCTTATGAAACAGTGTGCGCGATTCGAGATGGCAATGGTATCGTTACGGACCTCCAAGTTTTAGACGACCTTGGACGGCACTTTGGGCACACGTTCTGTGCCTTTGCGCCTGGTGCGCAAGGCCCTATGCAAAGCATCTT
Coding sequences within it:
- a CDS encoding NADH-ubiquinone oxidoreductase chain F, whose product is MTERVLLKNFDPMRPSPPVSYEAYVLNGGYEGARIALSKTPLEVQQIVKDSGLRGRGGAGFPTGLKWSFVPMDFEGQKYLVCNCDEMEPGTFKDRALIYNDPHQLIEGMLIAAYAMQMTKGFIFIRYEYRRGAEIVDAAIAEATRHGWLGKNIQGTGFDFHLETHLSAGRYICGEETALLNSLEGKRANPRAKPPFPQIRGFLGQPTIVNNVETFCNVPHILAHGPEWYKKLGLNGNAGTKLMGASGRVKNPGLWELPMGTPLDVLLNEYAGGPARGKPFKAVIPGALSTPIFTPEQFSTPMDFDSVAKAGSRLGTACVIVFDEGDCMVAALANIMNFYARESCGFCTPCREGMRWAYETVCAIRDGNGIVTDLQVLDDLGRHFGHTFCAFAPGAQGPMQSILTKFRSEFEDHIAKRSCKAKA